From a region of the Panicum virgatum strain AP13 chromosome 2K, P.virgatum_v5, whole genome shotgun sequence genome:
- the LOC120676205 gene encoding ABC transporter G family member 53-like isoform X2, whose protein sequence is MNEASSGLFRFIAGLARHQVVASTLGSFGILIFMLLGGFLLARENVKKWWIWGYWISPLVYAQNAISVNEFLGDSWNKILPGSTEPLGKLVLESRGLFPEAKWYWIGGGALLGYVLLFNILYTVCLTFLKPFDSNQPTISEETLKIKQANLTGEVLEASSRGRVPSNTVTSTVDGSNDEADSNHATVNSRPVNKGMVLPFVPLSITFEDIRYSVDMPEEIRAQGVKETRLQLLKGISGSFRPGVLTALMGVSGAGKTTLMDVLAGRKTSGYIEGNITISGYPKKQETFARVSGYCEQNDIHSPNVTVYESLAFSAWLRLPADVDSSTRKMFIDEVMELVELLPLKDALVGLPGVSGLSTEQWKRLTIAVELVANPSIIFMDEPTSGLDARAAAIVMRAIRNTVDTGRTVVCTIHQPSIDIFESFDELFLMKRGGEEIYVGPLGRHSCELIKYFEAIEGVSSIKDGYNPSTWMLEVTSTMRNRTLIKELSTPPEGSTDLSFPTEYSQTFLTQCFACLWKQSMSYWRNPPYTAVKYFYTTVIALLFGTMFWGVGRKGNDNKQKKRKQRIVNVKFPTVLQRLPLVPICHKLTCSRLKLLYSCRDNQQDLFNAMGSMYASVIFMGVQNSGSVQPVVSVERTVFYRERAAHMYSPLPYALGQVAIELPYIFVQSLIYGVLVYAMIGFEWTAAKFFWYLFFMYFNLAYYTFYGMMMVGLTPNYNVSSVASTAFYAIWNLFSGFLIPRTRIPVWWRWFYWICPIAWTLNGLVTSQFGDVTEKFANGVRISDFVEDYFGYHHDFLWAVAVVVVALPVLFALLFGLSLKMFNFQKR, encoded by the exons ATGAATGAAGCATCATCTGGGTTGTTCCGTTTCATTGCTGGGCTTGCAAGGCATCAGGTCGTTGCAAGCACCCTTGGTTCATTCGGCATTCTGATTTTTATGCTTTTGGGTGGATTTCTCCTGGCAAGAG AGAATGTGAAGAAATGGTGGATCTGGGGGTACTGGATATCACCCCTGGTGTATGCACAGAATGCCATATCAGTAAATGAATTCCTGGGTGACAGCTGGAATAAG ATACTCCCCGGTTCTACAGAACCACTCGGAAAGCTTGTTCTGGAATCTCGTGGTCTTTTTCCTGAGGCAAAATGGTACTGGATTGGTGGGGGTGCCTTGCTTGGATATGTGCTGCTATTCAATATCCTCTACACTGTCTGCCTCACATTCCTCAAGC CATTTGATAGCAATCAGCCGACAATTTCTGAGGAGACATTGAAGATCAAACAAGCAAATCTAACTGGTGAAGTTTTAGAAGCATCGTCAAGAGGAAGGGTTCCCAGCAATACAGTAACAA GTACTGTGGATGGGAGCAATGATGAAGCAGATTCCAACCATGCAACAGTAAATTCTAGACCCGTCAACAAAGGAATGGTCCTCCCTTTTGTACCTCTCTCCATCACTTTTGAAGATATAAGATACAGTGTCGACATGCCAGAG GAAATCAGAGCACAAGGTGTCAAAGAGACCCGGTTGCAACTATTAAAGGGTATAAGTGGTTCATTTAGGCCAGGAGTACTTACTGCTCTAATGGGTGTCAGTGGTGCTGGCAAGACAACGCTGATGGATGTGTTGGCTGGGAGGAAGACCAGCGGATACATTGAGGGCAACATTACCATATCAGGTTACCCAAAGAAGCAAGAAACTTTTGCTCGTGTATCAGGATATTGTGAGCAGAATGAC ATCCATTCACCAAATGTTACCGTCTATGAGTCCCTTGCATTCTCTGCATGGCTCAGATTACCTGCTGATGTTGATTCCTCAACAAGAAAG ATGTTTATTGATGAGGTTATGGAGCTTGTGGAACTTTTACCCTTAAAAGATGCATTGGTGGGATTGCCGGGTGTGAGTGGATTATCAACAGAGCAATGGAAGAGGCTAACAATAGCAGTTGAGCTGGTTGCTAACCCTTCTATCATTTTCATGGATGAACCGACATCTGGACTTGATGCACGAGCAGCAGCCATTGTCATGAGGGCAATCAGGAATACTGTGGACACAGGAAGAACAGTTGTTTGTACCATTCACCAACCAAGCATCGATATCTTTGAATCTTTTGACGAG CTCTTCCTAATGAAACGTGGAGGTGAAGAGATTTATGTAGGTCCATTAGGCCGCCATTCATGTGAACTCATAAAATATTTTGAG GCTATTGAAGGTGTCAGCAGCATAAAAGATGGCTACAACCCTTCAACATGGATGCTAGAAGTGACTAGTACAAT GAGGAACAGAACTTTAATAAAGGAGTTAAGCACACCTCCTGAAGGTTCAACTGACCTATCCTTTCCAACGGAATACTCGCAGACCTTCCTCACACAGTGTTTTGCTTGCCTGTGGAAGCAAAGTATGTCATATTGGAGAAATCCTCCGTATACTGCTGTCAAATACTTCTATACAACAGTGATCGCCCTGTTGTTTGGAACAATGTTCTGGGGTGTAGGCAGAAAAGGTAATgataataaacaaaaaaaaaggaagcagaGAATTGTGAATGTCAAATTTCCTACAGTTTTACAGAGGCTACCTCTGGTCCCCATTTGTCACAAACTTACATGCAGTAGACTGAAGCTATTGTACTCTTGCAGGGATAATCAACAGGATTTGTTCAATGCCATGGGCTCCATGTATGCCTCGGTTATTTTCATGGGAGTACAGAATTCTGGTTCAGTTCAGCCAGTTGTATCAGTTGAGCGGACAGTCTTTTACAGGGAAAGGGCAGCTCACATGTACTCGCCTTTGCCATATGCATTGGGACAG GTTGCAATTGAACTTCCATACATCTTTGTTCAGTCGTTAATATACGGTGTGCTAGTGTATGCTATGATTGGGTTCGAATGGACAGCTGCCAAGTTCTTTTGGTATCTGTTCTTCATGTACTTCAACCTAGCGTACTACACATTTTACGGGATGATGATGGTGGGCCTGACTCCAAACTACAACGTCTCCTCGGTTGCTTCCACGGCGTTTTATGCCATTTGGAACCTTTTCTCAGGATTTTTAATACCAAGAACT AGAATTCCAGTATGGTGGAGGTGGTTCTACTGGATTTGCCCCATCGCATGGACACTCAACGGTCTGGTCACTTCACAGTTTGGAGATGTAACCGAGAAGTTTGCTAATGGGGTGCGTATATCTGACTTTGTCGAAGACTACTTCGGGTACCATCACGACTTCCTGTGGGCAGTCGCCGTAGTGGTGGTTGCATTGCCAGTGCTGTTTGCATTGCTTTTTGGGCTCTCGCTCAAGATGTTCAACTTCCAGAAGAGGTAA
- the LOC120676205 gene encoding ABC transporter G family member 53-like isoform X1, translated as MNEASSGLFRFIAGLARHQVVASTLGSFGILIFMLLGGFLLARENVKKWWIWGYWISPLVYAQNAISVNEFLGDSWNKILPGSTEPLGKLVLESRGLFPEAKWYWIGGGALLGYVLLFNILYTVCLTFLKPFDSNQPTISEETLKIKQANLTGEVLEASSRGRVPSNTVTSTVDGSNDEADSNHATVNSRPVNKGMVLPFVPLSITFEDIRYSVDMPEEIRAQGVKETRLQLLKGISGSFRPGVLTALMGVSGAGKTTLMDVLAGRKTSGYIEGNITISGYPKKQETFARVSGYCEQNDIHSPNVTVYESLAFSAWLRLPADVDSSTRKMFIDEVMELVELLPLKDALVGLPGVSGLSTEQWKRLTIAVELVANPSIIFMDEPTSGLDARAAAIVMRAIRNTVDTGRTVVCTIHQPSIDIFESFDELFLMKRGGEEIYVGPLGRHSCELIKYFEAIEGVSSIKDGYNPSTWMLEVTSTMQEQITGVNFSEVYKSSELYRRNRTLIKELSTPPEGSTDLSFPTEYSQTFLTQCFACLWKQSMSYWRNPPYTAVKYFYTTVIALLFGTMFWGVGRKGNDNKQKKRKQRIVNVKFPTVLQRLPLVPICHKLTCSRLKLLYSCRDNQQDLFNAMGSMYASVIFMGVQNSGSVQPVVSVERTVFYRERAAHMYSPLPYALGQVAIELPYIFVQSLIYGVLVYAMIGFEWTAAKFFWYLFFMYFNLAYYTFYGMMMVGLTPNYNVSSVASTAFYAIWNLFSGFLIPRTRIPVWWRWFYWICPIAWTLNGLVTSQFGDVTEKFANGVRISDFVEDYFGYHHDFLWAVAVVVVALPVLFALLFGLSLKMFNFQKR; from the exons ATGAATGAAGCATCATCTGGGTTGTTCCGTTTCATTGCTGGGCTTGCAAGGCATCAGGTCGTTGCAAGCACCCTTGGTTCATTCGGCATTCTGATTTTTATGCTTTTGGGTGGATTTCTCCTGGCAAGAG AGAATGTGAAGAAATGGTGGATCTGGGGGTACTGGATATCACCCCTGGTGTATGCACAGAATGCCATATCAGTAAATGAATTCCTGGGTGACAGCTGGAATAAG ATACTCCCCGGTTCTACAGAACCACTCGGAAAGCTTGTTCTGGAATCTCGTGGTCTTTTTCCTGAGGCAAAATGGTACTGGATTGGTGGGGGTGCCTTGCTTGGATATGTGCTGCTATTCAATATCCTCTACACTGTCTGCCTCACATTCCTCAAGC CATTTGATAGCAATCAGCCGACAATTTCTGAGGAGACATTGAAGATCAAACAAGCAAATCTAACTGGTGAAGTTTTAGAAGCATCGTCAAGAGGAAGGGTTCCCAGCAATACAGTAACAA GTACTGTGGATGGGAGCAATGATGAAGCAGATTCCAACCATGCAACAGTAAATTCTAGACCCGTCAACAAAGGAATGGTCCTCCCTTTTGTACCTCTCTCCATCACTTTTGAAGATATAAGATACAGTGTCGACATGCCAGAG GAAATCAGAGCACAAGGTGTCAAAGAGACCCGGTTGCAACTATTAAAGGGTATAAGTGGTTCATTTAGGCCAGGAGTACTTACTGCTCTAATGGGTGTCAGTGGTGCTGGCAAGACAACGCTGATGGATGTGTTGGCTGGGAGGAAGACCAGCGGATACATTGAGGGCAACATTACCATATCAGGTTACCCAAAGAAGCAAGAAACTTTTGCTCGTGTATCAGGATATTGTGAGCAGAATGAC ATCCATTCACCAAATGTTACCGTCTATGAGTCCCTTGCATTCTCTGCATGGCTCAGATTACCTGCTGATGTTGATTCCTCAACAAGAAAG ATGTTTATTGATGAGGTTATGGAGCTTGTGGAACTTTTACCCTTAAAAGATGCATTGGTGGGATTGCCGGGTGTGAGTGGATTATCAACAGAGCAATGGAAGAGGCTAACAATAGCAGTTGAGCTGGTTGCTAACCCTTCTATCATTTTCATGGATGAACCGACATCTGGACTTGATGCACGAGCAGCAGCCATTGTCATGAGGGCAATCAGGAATACTGTGGACACAGGAAGAACAGTTGTTTGTACCATTCACCAACCAAGCATCGATATCTTTGAATCTTTTGACGAG CTCTTCCTAATGAAACGTGGAGGTGAAGAGATTTATGTAGGTCCATTAGGCCGCCATTCATGTGAACTCATAAAATATTTTGAG GCTATTGAAGGTGTCAGCAGCATAAAAGATGGCTACAACCCTTCAACATGGATGCTAGAAGTGACTAGTACAATGCAAGAACAAATAACTGGTGTTAACTTTAGTGAAGTATACAAGAGTTCAGAATTATATAg GAGGAACAGAACTTTAATAAAGGAGTTAAGCACACCTCCTGAAGGTTCAACTGACCTATCCTTTCCAACGGAATACTCGCAGACCTTCCTCACACAGTGTTTTGCTTGCCTGTGGAAGCAAAGTATGTCATATTGGAGAAATCCTCCGTATACTGCTGTCAAATACTTCTATACAACAGTGATCGCCCTGTTGTTTGGAACAATGTTCTGGGGTGTAGGCAGAAAAGGTAATgataataaacaaaaaaaaaggaagcagaGAATTGTGAATGTCAAATTTCCTACAGTTTTACAGAGGCTACCTCTGGTCCCCATTTGTCACAAACTTACATGCAGTAGACTGAAGCTATTGTACTCTTGCAGGGATAATCAACAGGATTTGTTCAATGCCATGGGCTCCATGTATGCCTCGGTTATTTTCATGGGAGTACAGAATTCTGGTTCAGTTCAGCCAGTTGTATCAGTTGAGCGGACAGTCTTTTACAGGGAAAGGGCAGCTCACATGTACTCGCCTTTGCCATATGCATTGGGACAG GTTGCAATTGAACTTCCATACATCTTTGTTCAGTCGTTAATATACGGTGTGCTAGTGTATGCTATGATTGGGTTCGAATGGACAGCTGCCAAGTTCTTTTGGTATCTGTTCTTCATGTACTTCAACCTAGCGTACTACACATTTTACGGGATGATGATGGTGGGCCTGACTCCAAACTACAACGTCTCCTCGGTTGCTTCCACGGCGTTTTATGCCATTTGGAACCTTTTCTCAGGATTTTTAATACCAAGAACT AGAATTCCAGTATGGTGGAGGTGGTTCTACTGGATTTGCCCCATCGCATGGACACTCAACGGTCTGGTCACTTCACAGTTTGGAGATGTAACCGAGAAGTTTGCTAATGGGGTGCGTATATCTGACTTTGTCGAAGACTACTTCGGGTACCATCACGACTTCCTGTGGGCAGTCGCCGTAGTGGTGGTTGCATTGCCAGTGCTGTTTGCATTGCTTTTTGGGCTCTCGCTCAAGATGTTCAACTTCCAGAAGAGGTAA